Part of the Kitasatospora sp. NBC_00374 genome is shown below.
GGAAGGTCGAGACGGTCGCCTTCAACGCCTTGGCGTCGTCCGGGGTGAAGGCCCGCAGGGCGTGCTGCACCCGGTTGCCGAGCTGCGCCAGCACGTCGGCGGGCACGTCCTTGGGCGTCTGGGTGACGAAGAAGATCCCGACCCCCTTGGACCGGATCAGCCGCACCGTCTGGGTGATCGACTCCAGGAAGGACGTGGACGCGCCCTTGAACAGCAGGTGCGCCTCGTCGAAGAAGAACACCAGCTTCGGCCGGTCGAGGTCGCCGACCTCCGGCAGCTCCTGGTAGAGGTCGGCCAGCAGCCACATCAGGAAGGTGGAGAACAGCCGCGGCCGGTTCTGCACCGCGGGCAGCTCCAGCACCGAGACGACCCCCCGCCCGTCCGCGGCGGTCCGCAGCAGCTCCGCCGTGTCGAACTCCGGCTCGCCGAAGAACGCCCCCGCACCCTCGTTGTCCAGCACGGTGAGCGAGCGCAGGATGACCCCGGCGGTGGCCGCCGACAGCCCGCCGACCCCCTTGAGCTCGGCCTTGCCCTCGGGTGAGGTGAGGAAGGAGATCACCGCCGTGAGGTCCTTGAGGTCGTACAGCTCCAGGCCGCTGCGGTCCGCGTAGTGGAAGACCAGTCCGAGCGAGGCCTCCTGGGTCTCGTTCAGCTCCAGCACCTTGGCCAGCAGCAGCGGCCCGAAGCTGGTCACCGTCGCCCGGACGGGGATCCCGGTGCCCTGGCCGCCCAGCGCGTAGAACTCGGCCGGGCAGCCCCGCGGCGTCCAGCTCTGGCCGACCTCGGCGGCCCGGCCGGTGATCCGGTCGTTCGGGGTGCCGGGCACGGAGATCCCGGAGACGTCCCCCTTGATGTCGGCCAGGAAGACCGGCACCCCCTGCGCCGAGAGCTGCTCGGCGATCAGTTGCAGGGTCTTGGTCTTGCCGGTGCCGGTGGCACCCGCCACCAGACCGTGCCGGTTCAGCACCCCGAGCGGGATCCGCACCTGCGCCCGCGGGTAGGCGTCGGCACCCAGCAGGACGGCGCCGAGGTCGAGCGCCGGCCCGGTGAAGGCGTACCCGGCGGCGATCTCCCGGACGGCGTCCGGCGGCTCGGACCCGGGCTGCGACGCGGGCTCGGACGGTGGCGGGGCGGAGGTCATCGGGCTGGCTCCCAACGCGGGGCGAGGTGTCCTGAGAGGTCATGAGGTGTCACAAGGCGGAGGTTTCCGGCATTCACCATCAAAACGCCGGTGTGTTCGACCCGCAGGTCAGGCCACGCCTGCTGCGCCCCCGGCGCCCCGGACGGTAGGCTTTCCGTGTGATCTTCAAGCGCATCGGCAACGGACGGCCGTACCCGGATCACGGCCGGACCAGCACCCGCCAGTGGGCGGACGTCGCGCCGCGTCCGGTGCGGCTGGACCAGCTGGTGACCACCAAGGGCCAGTTGGATCTGGAAACGCTCCTGGCCGAGGATTCGACGTTCTACGGGGACCTCTTCGCCCACGTGGTGAAGTGGCGCGGCGACCTCTACCTGGAGGACGGCCTGCACCGGGCGGTCCGGGCCGCCCTGCAGCAGCGTCAGGTGCTGCACGCCCGCGTGCTGGAGATGGACTGACCGCCCCCTCCGCACCCGAACCCGTATTCCCAGGTCACCCGCCAGAGGTGGCCCGCCCCACCCCGGTACATCCTTTCGAGTGC
Proteins encoded:
- a CDS encoding helicase HerA-like domain-containing protein, whose protein sequence is MTSAPPPSEPASQPGSEPPDAVREIAAGYAFTGPALDLGAVLLGADAYPRAQVRIPLGVLNRHGLVAGATGTGKTKTLQLIAEQLSAQGVPVFLADIKGDVSGISVPGTPNDRITGRAAEVGQSWTPRGCPAEFYALGGQGTGIPVRATVTSFGPLLLAKVLELNETQEASLGLVFHYADRSGLELYDLKDLTAVISFLTSPEGKAELKGVGGLSAATAGVILRSLTVLDNEGAGAFFGEPEFDTAELLRTAADGRGVVSVLELPAVQNRPRLFSTFLMWLLADLYQELPEVGDLDRPKLVFFFDEAHLLFKGASTSFLESITQTVRLIRSKGVGIFFVTQTPKDVPADVLAQLGNRVQHALRAFTPDDAKALKATVSTFPRSGYDLTEVLTRLGTGEAVVTVLSEKGAPTPVAATRLRAPRSLMGPVGEPALRAAVEASPLAARYRDAIDRESAYEKLTARPAAAPAAGPESVSRSERSERPEQPTREREREREGPGGMLGSLLSSPALKSFARSAGTQLGREITRSLFGTSRRLR
- a CDS encoding type II toxin-antitoxin system VapB family antitoxin; protein product: MIFKRIGNGRPYPDHGRTSTRQWADVAPRPVRLDQLVTTKGQLDLETLLAEDSTFYGDLFAHVVKWRGDLYLEDGLHRAVRAALQQRQVLHARVLEMD